The genomic region GGTGGTACGATCTCAAAATTCTTATAGGTTTCTCCAAATACATTGTCATTATATTTATAGACAACCGGTTTTTCAAAACTAATAGAGGTCCCGTTAAGCGATAGATTGAAAGTAGCTTTCGTGTGTAAAGGTGTTTCAGGCAGGCCTCTTAATTCTTGATTATTTACAGTATACATACCCATGGTACCGGTTTCTTCCAGCCAATATGGAGTAGTGTAATCGGCGGTAGATGGGATCTTGAAGGTCATATTGCTATCCCAGCCATTATTGTTTTTAAGACTTACCTGGGGTTTTAAAATCGAATTGTTCGGAGTTAATTCTACCGAATTTAAAACGATATCCTCATTACTTCTATTGATCGCTTCAAGACTTACCTGAAGTTCTTCAGTAGGAGTAATAGATGGTTTCCCAGCGACTGCTTCAAGGTATAAACCGGAGCATGCATAGATGATATCTTTAATTTCTTCAGTCTTCACCTGTTTCCAGTGCCCATCTTCCAGGTCCTGAATAAGATTATAGGCCTGTACCAATTTTGTTAAACTTTGAGCAGGATTAGCAAAATCAAAATTATTCTGAACATCTTCGAGGATCCTGCCAATTTCCTCACCGCCTTTTACGCGATTCCAGCTGGTATCTATCCCGTCAAAAACATCAGCATTCTTTGAAGGTAGTTCTCCTTTTAGCAACTCAAGATATTCCATCAGCTTGCCACGACTACCAGTACTTCCAAATCCCTGCGAACGATGCTGGCTTCTACTAATGGAAGCGATCTCTGGATTAGACATTCCGCGTAATGGGAAATAGGTGCCCGTATCGAAACTTATAAAATTAGATTTATCTGCAGCTTTAAAGGCTTCATCACCGCCGTAAAACCACGGAGAGGTATTAAAGAAAAGTCGTTTTGGCTGAAATGGTTTTACATATTCCAGCTGGTCTTTATAGGCACTTTTGGTGCCGGCAAGGTCAAAGGCTTCAACACTTAATATGGCTGAAGAGGTATGATGACCATGGGTGCTGCCGGGAGTGCGATGGTCGAATCTGTTAATGACCACATCTGGTCTGAATTTCCTGATGATCCAAACGACATCACTTAACACTTCATCTTTATTCCAGATCTCTAAAGTTTCAGAAGGAGTTTTTGAGTACCCAAAATCATTTGCCCGCGTAAAGAATTGCTTTCCGCCATCCACTCGTCTGGCAGCCAGTAATTCCTGGGTTCTGATTAATCCTAATTGTTCCCTGAGTTCGGGCCCTATTAAATTTTGCCCGCCATCTCCTCTGGTAAGTGATAAATAGGCAGTTCTTGCATTTTTCTCATTTGAAAAATAGGAGATAAGCCGTGTATTCTCATCATCGGGATGTGCGGCGATATATAGAACCGAACCTAAAAAGTTCAGTTTTTTAATATGATTATATATTTCTGAAGAACTCCATTTTTCCGGAGCCTGTGCTTTACTGAACGAAAAGCTGAGAAGGATCAGGGCAAAAACTAATTTTCGCATTAGATAAAGGGTTTTACCAAATATAAAAACTTTAAAACCTCCAATCCGAATAATTTAGTGATCTTTTAATTTAAAGGGCATCTTTGCCTTCATCATGCCTTCTGTGTGTTTCGATAAGAGAAACAGCTTTTTGAAGAATAAGGTTATTGGGATAGGTGATCAATTCTCCATCTGAGGTTCTAAGATGCAGATGAAATGCTTTAATATCTTCAATTTCGGCTTCTATAGGTAGGTCCTTATCGTGGATCTTGATGGTGTCTCCAATTTTGTATGGGAACGAAAAGAACATGATAATCCCCGAAGTAATATTGCTCAAAATAGACCAGATCGCGAATAAGGCAACTCCTATTACTGCAAAAGTTGAAGAAAATATTAATGCAAGTTCAGATAATCCTACACCCCAGGCGAACGAAAGCAAAAATGCTGCGATCAGGAAAATCAAGATATTGATGTATTTAAACATCAATCTGGTCCTGGTAATATTTATTTCACTGCGCTTTCCTACCTTATTGGCCGCCTTTCTTAGTACAAACTGAATGATCATTAAAAGGATAATAACGGCAAGCGTGTATATCAATTCGTCGCGATAATTTGTGAATACTTCGTACATTAATTTAATTCCAGTTTATCACGCAAAGGTAGATTTTTATTCGAATTTTTATTCCAGTAATCACTTTTTATACGCTGTTTTTTTACTGCTTTGGTGGTAAGCATTTTCGCATTTTCGCCAAAACCTGAAGGATAGGATTCTTCCCATTTTTCAATAGTATAGGGAAAAGTTCTGCTAAAGTAAATTTTCAGGTTTCTTTTAAGTTCAGGATACTCCAGCCTGTACACATTGAGGTGATCTATGGTGTAAAATTCTGAATTAGCCTCGTAGGCTTTTAGTTCATTATGACTTAACCTTAAATACTCCAGGGATGGTATCATTTTTAGTTTTCCTGTGGGAATCTTATCAGGGTCTATTCTTAACCGGTTCCAGATCTCATTTTCCAGTGCAACTTTTTCAAGGCTAAAGTTTTTATCAGCTTCCCCTTGAAAATAGGAGTGACTAACTACCTCGTATTTATTCCGATTATTGAGCTGCGTGTATACCTGCCCGCACCATTCCTGTATGGATGCTGAAACCTTTAGAGCATGCTCCTTCCCATTTAGAGGATAAAAGGTGCTTTGCATTATACTGTAAGGATAGATACCGGTGATAAAGTTTTTGGTTGCATTCAGTTTAAGAACTGAAATATTCTCTTTCGCCGCAGAATTAGCTTTTACCTGTTCTTCTGGCAGGAAATCTTCGGTTACAAAGATGAGTACAGCTTCTCCGTTTCTTATTTCACCATACCTCACCTGTTCCAGGTGGTAGGAAGTGATCTCGGCCTCTCCAGAATACCAATACTCCTTAAAATCATCTGAAAGATCAAGATTTTGCTTTTGTGAAGAAGTGTTTTCACAGGAAGTGAGAATGGCTAAAACAAGAAACAAGAAAGAAAATCGGACCATATTTTCTTATAAAGTTACAAATTTCAGGCTTTCAGTAATTCTTTGATCGTTTTATATACCAGATGAGTGGGTAAGCCTACGACGTTAAAATAACTGCCCTCGATCTTTTCAATCCCGATCAAGCCTATCCATTCCTGTATCGCATAACCACCTGCTTTATCCAGAGGTTTATAATTGCTAACGTAATATTCTATTTCTTCATCGCTTAGATCTGAAAAATAGACCCTGGTAGTATGATTCAGTATTTTTTGAGAATCGGCAGTGGTGAAACAAACCGAAGTGATGACCTCATGGTCTTTGCCTGAAAGAGCCTTGATCATAGCAACTGCTTCATCATGATCTTTTGGTTTGCCCATGGCTTCCCCTTCATGATATACGATAGTATCACTGGTGATCAAAACCTGGTTTTCCTTAAGGTCTTTAAATGCCATTGCTTTTAGAGCAGAGAGATAATCGGTGATCTCCTGTTCTTTTAAATGTTCTGGAAAAACTTCGTCAACCGGGCGAACATCAATTGTTACCGGAATCTCCAACTCCTGAAAGAATTTCTGTCTTCTTGGGGAACCTGAAGCCAGAATGATCTCATGATCTTTAAGTAAGTCTTTCAGCATAATCTATAGTAATATGAATTGTAGTAAGCCAATTGAAATCAATCCGAAGAAAAGTACAGCTTTTAGCACCATACTTAGTCTGCCGTATTCTGTCTTCTTTTCCGCAGTCCAGATATTTATCTGAAAAAAGAGTAGTGGGGCCACCAGTAAGAGGAGGGTATATACAACAGCGATGGTATTTTCAAATAGATACTGATATATATAATAGATGAGGAAACCTAGCGGTAACAAACCTATTACAAACAGGATCTTGTTGGTGCGCTTTTTACCAAAAACGATGGGCAGGGTGCGATAACCGGCATTATAATCTCCGTCAATATCCTGCTGATCTTTTACAATTTCTCTAAGGAAATTTATTAGAAATGCAAAAATTGAATAATCTATCAAAATTGAAAATATGGTAGATTGAGTTTGCTGATTTCCCGGAGTAATGGCAGGCAATAGATCATATAAGCCAACGCCAATTGGAATCAATCCTACAATAAGACTCACCAGGATGTTCCCTACAAGGATCGTTTGCTGAAATTGTGAATTATACAGATAGAGAATTGCAGATCCGAATATAAAGAACGCTGTGAAACCGGGTCTGCCAATCAAATTCGAAAGATAGAATCCAAGACCAACTCCAATAATGTTCAAAATAAAGAATAGTCTGTAGGCAGCCTTTTCTGAAATATCCTTATTGATAAAAGTGCGTTCGGGTTTGTTCTTTAGATCTGCCGGGACATCAAAAATATCGTTGATCACATATCCAGAAGCTGCGACGGCTATTACTGCTAAAACCAGAAGCGAAAATCCAAAAAGGTTTAGTGTTATGGCCACTCCAAAAGGTTCAAAAAGGCCATATTTAATAAGGAACATTGTAAGAGCAATAAAAAATAAGTTTCCTGCTCTTATAAGTTTAAAGTAACTAAGCATAGACCTAAGACTTATTCTCGATCCATTTGCCCTGTACCTTCATCACCTGTTCTATAACATCTCTCACACAACCGTCACCTCCAATTTTATGAGAAACATAGAGTGAAACTTCTTTAACTTCAGGAACGGCATCCTGAGGGCAACATGGAAGCCCCACTAATTTCATTGGATAATAATCTGGAATATCATCTCCCATATATAGAACCTCTTCAGGTTTAATATTATAAATATCAAAGAATTCATCCATTTGTTCCACCTTATCACTAACTCCAAGATAGATATCTGTAATTCCAAGATCTCTTAACCGTGCACGAACTCCTTCATTTTTTCCTCCGCTTATGATACACACGGTATAACCCGCCTTGTGCGCCATTTTCATGGCATATCCATCTTTCGTGTTCATCGTTCTTAGGAGTTCACCACTTGTGGATATCTGTATCCTTCCGTCAGTAAGCACTCCATCGACATCAAATACAAAGGTTTTAATTTGATTAAGGTGTTCTTTATAGCTTTTTTCCATGGAAATTCTGTATAGATTCAGTTAATATAGTATAGATTTTTTTTCTGTCTTCATCCAGCATTTCAAGATGAGCAGCAATGGTTTTATGGTCATTTCTCAATGCAGGTCCCGTTTGAGCTGAATAAGGATCTAAGGTTTCGATCTTGGAAACGGTCTCTTTTATTAAAGGCCTTAGGATCTCAAAAGGAAGTTGGTTCTGTTTACAATAATCCTCTGCAAGTGCAAATAAATGGTTGCTGAAATTATTTACAAAAACAGCTGATACATGTAAAGCTCTTCGCTGTTCTGAATTTACTTCAAAGATCTTATCGCTCACTAGAGCCGCAGTTTTCTTCAGAAACTCCAGGTTTTCTTCTGAATTAGCTTCAAGGCAAATAGGTATCTCCTTAAAATTAACGGCCTTAGTTATCGAAAATGTTTGCAAAGGATAGAATACCCCGTAATTATCAAATCCTGCCAGAGTTTGCATATCCTGACTTCCTGAAGTATGAACTACTATTCCTTTTTTGAGCTTAAGTTTTCCAGCAAGATCTTGAATTGCTTCATCTTTAATAGCAATCAGGTAGAGGTCTGCTTCAGCAATTTCGCTCAGGTCTGTAACTCTTTTTTCAGGCTCTTTAACAAAATCAAGGTGATCCTTATTTCGGTTAAAAACCTGAACTACATCCAGATCGGTTGCTTCTCTAAAGCAATGATACAGGTGAGTAGCTACATTTCCAGCGCCAATAATTACCACTTTAATCATTCGGCTAAAATACCAAAATTTTTAAGCGGGTGAAATTAACATTTGTGTACTTGAGATTGAATTGGGATTACCTGTAAAAACACATAATAAATCGTTAAATTTGCAGCCGTTAAAATGACACTTTTTCCATGCAGAAAAAAATAGCCTCAATCCTTTTTTCTACCCGAATAATGGCCGTCTTGTTTATACTTTTCGCTGTAGCCATGGCCATGGGTACTTTCATCGAAACCTGGTATAGTATCGAAACCGCAAGAATCTTAATATATAACACCTGGTGGTTTGAAGGAATCATGCTTTTCCTTTTGATCAATTTTATTGGTAACATTAAGCGTTATCAGCTCCATAAAAAGGAAAAATGGAGTACTTTATTACTTCACTTGTCCTTTATTTTGATTCTTATCGGGGCTTTTGTAACTCGTTATATAAGTTATGAGGGCATCATGCCAATTAGAGAAGGGGAGACCACCAACGTTTTCATGACCCAGGAATCCTATCTCACGTTTTTTATTGATGGTGAGATCGATGGAAATCCGCGTAGAAGGGTGCTTCAGGAAGATGTGCTTTTTGGGCCTGAAGTAGAGAATGATTATACTTTGAATACAGATTTTAACGGGCAGCCCGTAAAATTTGAAGTTACCAATTTTATCCACGGAGCTGAAGAAGCTTTGGTTCCTACCGAGGATGGAGAGAATTATTTAAAGATCGTCGAAGCCGGAGATGGTAATCGCCATGATCATTATTTACAACAGGGGCAGGTAAGTAATATCCATAATGTTCTGTTTACACTGAATAGTCCTCAAGATGGGGCGATCAATATTCAGATCACAGATGATGGAGAATATCTTATTGATTCGCCATTTGATGGTACTTATATGAGAATGGCAGATCAAAAGCAAGGAGAACTTGTTAAAGATTCTACCCAGGCATTAATGCTTAGATCGCTTTACAATATTGGTAATATGCAATTTGTGATTCCGGAACCTGTGGTTAAGGGTGAGTACGATATTGTTCCAACCAATCCCAAGACCAAGAACGACATGGATGCGGTGACTCTGAATGTATCTTCGGGTGGCAAGACTGAAACTGTCACTTTACTTGGCGGACAAGGAATTGTTGCAGATCCTGTTCAGGTGAACTTGGGCGATCTGGAAATTTTCCTTAATTACGGTTCCATAGAAAAAGAATTGCCTTTTGCTTTAAAACTTAATGATTTTATAGCAGAAAAATATCCAGGTACTGCAGACAGGCCTACTCCTGGTTATGCTTCCTTTAAAAGTAAAGTAGAGCTTATAGAAGAAGGAAAGGAACCTATGCCGTATGAGATTTATATGAACCATGTACTGGATCATGAAGGATACAGGTTTTTCCAATCCAGTTTCGATCCTGATGAGAAAGGAACTATTCTTTCTGTGAATCATGATTTCTGGGGGACGTGGATCACTTATATAGGGTACTTCCTATTATATTTTGGTTTAATGTGGATCTTATTTGATAAAGGTTCAAGATTCGGAAAGCTAAAAGTTATGCTGGATAAGGTGAAAAGTAAAAAGAAATCCATGGCCACCATTCTAGCCATTATTTCTATGGCTTTCGGAATGAATGCCCAGAATGATGATCACAACCATAGTGAGACCGCAAAATCTCAACTTGATAGCCTTATTGTGGCGAATGCGGTAAAGCAAGAGCATGCTGAAAAATTTGGACGTTTGATTATCCAGGATGCTGGAGGAAGGATGAAGCCTGCAAATACATATTCTTCAGAGTTATTAAGAAAATTAAGTAAATCAGATACTTATCAAGATCTAACCTCAGACCAGGTACTTATTTCCATTACTGAGAATCCGATGGTTTGGTATGATGTGCCACTTATTTTTGTTGAAAAGCATAATGATAGCCTGCATAAGATCCTTGGAGTGGAAGAAGGGAAGAAATATCTCGCTCTAACCGATTTCTTTGATAGAAGAGGAGCTTATAAGCTATCTCCACATCTCGAAGGGGCCTATCAGGCTGCGGTTCCAAATAAATTTCAGAAGGATTTTATTAATACCGATAAGAAGGTAAACCTTTTATATAGTGCATTAGATGGTAATATCCTGAAGATTTTCCCTATTCCAGGTGACGATAACAATAAGTGGATCTCTTATAAGGAGGTAGATGAGTCCAATCTGAAAGGGATGGACTCGGTCTATACCAAACAGATCCTTCCACTTTACATGAATGCTTTAAGAGATGCTCGTGAAACCGGAGATTATGCTAAAGCAAACCAGTATTTAGAAAGTATTAAAAGTTACCAGCAGAAATTTGGTTCTGAAGTAATGCCTTCAGAAGAGAAGATCGATACAGAGATCTTATATAACAAGTATGATGTGTTCAGAAATCTTTTCTGGATGTATATGGTTGCTGGTCTTCTAATGTTGGTGTTCGTCATCATTCAGATCTTTTACGACAATAAGGTTATTCGAAGTCTAATAAATATTAGTGCAGTAGCAATTCTTATCCTTTTTGTATTACATACGGCAGGTCTTGCTGCAAGATGGTACATTTCAGGCCATGCTCCCTGGAGTGATGCCTATGAGTCTATGATCTATGTTGGCTGGGCTACCATGTTTTTTGGTCTCGCCTTCGGAAGAAAATCGAATCTTACTATTGCATCAACTGCTTTTGTAGCATCAATGATACTTATGATCGCACACTGGAACTGGATGGATCCAGCAATTGCTAACCTGCAACCTGTACTTGATAGTTACTGGTTAATGATACATGTTTCCGTAATTGTGGGGAGTTATGGTCCTTTAACCCTTGGAATGATCCTGGGTGTGGTGGCATTACTCTTAATGATCCTTACCACCGAGAATAACAAAAAGAAGATGCTTTTAAATATCAGGGAGATCACCATCATTACAGAGCTAGCGCTAACCGTTGGACTTGTGATGCTTACTATTGGTAACTTCCTGGGAGGACAATGGGCAAATGAAAGCTGGGGAAGATACTGGGGCTGGGATCCAAAAGAAACCTGGGCTCTAATTAGTATTTTCATTTATGCCTTTGTTATTCACATGAGATTAGTACCCGGTTTACGAGGACGCTGGATCTTTAACTTCATGTCTGTGATCGCGTATTCTTCGATCATGATGACCTATTTTGGAGTGAATTTCTATTTAAGCGGTCTGCATTCGTACGCCAGTGGAGATAAGGTTATTACGCCAACATTTATTTACTATACTTTAATAGGAGTGACGATATTGGGAGCTCTTTCTTATTGGAAGTATAATAAGCATTATGCTAAAAAGGCCAGAAAAGAAATCAAAGAGAACAGAGATACTATCTAAGTTTGAATATCTTATAAAAAAAGCCCCTGCATTTCTGCAGGGGCTTTTTAGTTCTTAGGGTTAGGGATTATTTCAAATTCCCCACCATATCTTTAGGGTCTACCCATTCGTCGAATTGCTCTTCAGTCACATAACCAAGGTTCGCTGCTTCTTCCTTTAAAGTAGTTCCATTCTGGTGAGCTGTATTTGCGATCTCAGCTGCTTTATAGTAACCTATTTTAGTATTCAAGGCCGTTACAAGCATTAATGAATTATTCAGGTGCTCCTGAATTCTCTTTTCGTTTGCCTCAATTCCTCTGGCGCAATGCTCTTCGAAAGACGCACATGCGTCCCCTAGTAGCTCTGCACTTTGTAATAATGCATTTGCCATTACTGGTTTAAATACATTCAATTCAAACTGGCCTTGCATTCCACCTACACTCATTGTAGTGTCATTTCCTATAACCTGGGCGCAAACCATGGTTAATGCTTCACATTGAGTTGGATTTACTTTTCCAGGCATGATAGAAGAACCAGGTTCGTTTGCCGGGATATTGATCTCACCAATTCCGCTTCTTGGTCCGGAAGCAAGCATTCTAATGTCGTTTCCTATTTTGTTAAGCGACACTGCCAGTTGTTTAAGTGCTCCGTGTGTTTCAACAAAAGCATCATGTGCAGCAAGAGCTTCGAATTTGTTACCGGCAGAAACGAATGGCATATCAGTAAATTTCGCGATGAATTCTGCCACTCTTTTTGAATAACCTTTTGGAGTATTAAGCCCGGTACCAACAGCTGTTCCACCTAAAGCAAGTTCAGCTAAATGCGGAAGGGTGTTTTCAAGAGCTTTAATACCATAATCCAGTTGGGCCACATAACCGCTAAATTCCTGTCCAAGGGTTAGGGGAGTAGCGTCCATAAAATGTGTACGACCAATTTTCACGGTATTCTTGAACTCTTCAGACTTTTTCTTAAGAGTATCTCTAAGTTTACGCAGTCCCGGAAGAGTCACTTTAGTGACCTTTCTATATGCCGCAATATGCATTCCTGTTGGAAAAGTATCATTAGAAGACTGAGATTTATTTACATCATCGTTAGGTTGAAGTGTCTTTTCTCCTTCCCCAATCTCCTTACCAGCCAACTGATGGGCACGATTAGCTATAACTTCATTCACATTCATGTTGCTTTGAGTACCACTTCCTGTTTGCCAGATCACCAGGGGAAACTGGTCATCGTGTTTTCCTTCCAGAATCTCATCACAAACCTTTGCTATAAGGTCTCTTTTATCTACTTGAAGCACACCCAGCTCGCAATTGGTGTAGGCAGCTGCTTTTTTAAGGTAGGCAAAACCATAAATAATATCTAATGGCATGGATGCAGCGGGACCAATTTTAAAATTGTTGCGTGAACGTTCGGTCTGTGCACCCCATAATTTATCTGAAGGAACTTTAACTTCCCCCATGGTATCTTTCTCTATTCTGTAATCCATAATACTAAAATTGGTTGTCGAGCAAAGTTAATGTTTCGCAATTTTCTTTAAACTAAAAATTCTTTAAAATTAATTTTTTCTTAATGAAGAGCATATTTTACGAATTCCACAATTTCAGCAAGAAACTGGCCTGAAAATTACGCTTAATTAAAAATAGCTATACTATAAATAGAGTATCGTAAAATACTGTAAAGCAATGTATTATAATTAAAATAGGGGGAATTTCCCTTTTCAGAAGGGTACGGAAAGCCGTAACTTTCAACAATGAAAATTTAAATTCAACAACCATGAGAAAGCAGTATTTTTATTACCTAATGGTATCGGTGTTATTACTGATAAATTCAGGATGTAGTTCGGATGACGACAATGGAGTTGAATC from Gramella sp. MT6 harbors:
- a CDS encoding PIG-L family deacetylase yields the protein MRKLVFALILLSFSFSKAQAPEKWSSSEIYNHIKKLNFLGSVLYIAAHPDDENTRLISYFSNEKNARTAYLSLTRGDGGQNLIGPELREQLGLIRTQELLAARRVDGGKQFFTRANDFGYSKTPSETLEIWNKDEVLSDVVWIIRKFRPDVVINRFDHRTPGSTHGHHTSSAILSVEAFDLAGTKSAYKDQLEYVKPFQPKRLFFNTSPWFYGGDEAFKAADKSNFISFDTGTYFPLRGMSNPEIASISRSQHRSQGFGSTGSRGKLMEYLELLKGELPSKNADVFDGIDTSWNRVKGGEEIGRILEDVQNNFDFANPAQSLTKLVQAYNLIQDLEDGHWKQVKTEEIKDIIYACSGLYLEAVAGKPSITPTEELQVSLEAINRSNEDIVLNSVELTPNNSILKPQVSLKNNNGWDSNMTFKIPSTADYTTPYWLEETGTMGMYTVNNQELRGLPETPLHTKATFNLSLNGTSISFEKPVVYKYNDNVFGETYKNFEIVPPVDLKFEEDVLIFNNTQPKEINIQVTSKRPDLSGDLNLKAGAGWQIEPIKTSFSIETSGGTENLKFKITPPEGQNETRLTPEATINGDIYNQNLIEINYEHIPDQNLIRTASLKLVKLDINKKGESIAYIEGAGDVVPESLEQIGYSVTRISPENITHNSLKNYDAVVLGIRAFNVVDALKFKQDILHEYVKQGGTMIVQYNTNRGLVVDHISPFSLTLSRDRVTNENAKVTFLTPDHPILSSPNKLTEADFKGWVQERGLYFPDRWDENFTPLLSMHDEGETPKNGSLLVAQYGDGYYIYSGISFFRQFPEAVPGAFRLFANLISIGK
- a CDS encoding mechanosensitive ion channel domain-containing protein codes for the protein MYEVFTNYRDELIYTLAVIILLMIIQFVLRKAANKVGKRSEINITRTRLMFKYINILIFLIAAFLLSFAWGVGLSELALIFSSTFAVIGVALFAIWSILSNITSGIIMFFSFPYKIGDTIKIHDKDLPIEAEIEDIKAFHLHLRTSDGELITYPNNLILQKAVSLIETHRRHDEGKDAL
- a CDS encoding septum formation inhibitor Maf, producing the protein MVRFSFLFLVLAILTSCENTSSQKQNLDLSDDFKEYWYSGEAEITSYHLEQVRYGEIRNGEAVLIFVTEDFLPEEQVKANSAAKENISVLKLNATKNFITGIYPYSIMQSTFYPLNGKEHALKVSASIQEWCGQVYTQLNNRNKYEVVSHSYFQGEADKNFSLEKVALENEIWNRLRIDPDKIPTGKLKMIPSLEYLRLSHNELKAYEANSEFYTIDHLNVYRLEYPELKRNLKIYFSRTFPYTIEKWEESYPSGFGENAKMLTTKAVKKQRIKSDYWNKNSNKNLPLRDKLELN
- a CDS encoding Maf-like protein, whose amino-acid sequence is MLKDLLKDHEIILASGSPRRQKFFQELEIPVTIDVRPVDEVFPEHLKEQEITDYLSALKAMAFKDLKENQVLITSDTIVYHEGEAMGKPKDHDEAVAMIKALSGKDHEVITSVCFTTADSQKILNHTTRVYFSDLSDEEIEYYVSNYKPLDKAGGYAIQEWIGLIGIEKIEGSYFNVVGLPTHLVYKTIKELLKA
- a CDS encoding geranylgeranylglycerol-phosphate geranylgeranyltransferase; translated protein: MLSYFKLIRAGNLFFIALTMFLIKYGLFEPFGVAITLNLFGFSLLVLAVIAVAASGYVINDIFDVPADLKNKPERTFINKDISEKAAYRLFFILNIIGVGLGFYLSNLIGRPGFTAFFIFGSAILYLYNSQFQQTILVGNILVSLIVGLIPIGVGLYDLLPAITPGNQQTQSTIFSILIDYSIFAFLINFLREIVKDQQDIDGDYNAGYRTLPIVFGKKRTNKILFVIGLLPLGFLIYYIYQYLFENTIAVVYTLLLLVAPLLFFQINIWTAEKKTEYGRLSMVLKAVLFFGLISIGLLQFILL
- a CDS encoding HAD-IIIA family hydrolase — translated: MEKSYKEHLNQIKTFVFDVDGVLTDGRIQISTSGELLRTMNTKDGYAMKMAHKAGYTVCIISGGKNEGVRARLRDLGITDIYLGVSDKVEQMDEFFDIYNIKPEEVLYMGDDIPDYYPMKLVGLPCCPQDAVPEVKEVSLYVSHKIGGDGCVRDVIEQVMKVQGKWIENKS
- a CDS encoding Rossmann-like and DUF2520 domain-containing protein, with product MIKVVIIGAGNVATHLYHCFREATDLDVVQVFNRNKDHLDFVKEPEKRVTDLSEIAEADLYLIAIKDEAIQDLAGKLKLKKGIVVHTSGSQDMQTLAGFDNYGVFYPLQTFSITKAVNFKEIPICLEANSEENLEFLKKTAALVSDKIFEVNSEQRRALHVSAVFVNNFSNHLFALAEDYCKQNQLPFEILRPLIKETVSKIETLDPYSAQTGPALRNDHKTIAAHLEMLDEDRKKIYTILTESIQNFHGKKL
- the ccsA gene encoding cytochrome c biogenesis protein CcsA; protein product: MQKKIASILFSTRIMAVLFILFAVAMAMGTFIETWYSIETARILIYNTWWFEGIMLFLLINFIGNIKRYQLHKKEKWSTLLLHLSFILILIGAFVTRYISYEGIMPIREGETTNVFMTQESYLTFFIDGEIDGNPRRRVLQEDVLFGPEVENDYTLNTDFNGQPVKFEVTNFIHGAEEALVPTEDGENYLKIVEAGDGNRHDHYLQQGQVSNIHNVLFTLNSPQDGAINIQITDDGEYLIDSPFDGTYMRMADQKQGELVKDSTQALMLRSLYNIGNMQFVIPEPVVKGEYDIVPTNPKTKNDMDAVTLNVSSGGKTETVTLLGGQGIVADPVQVNLGDLEIFLNYGSIEKELPFALKLNDFIAEKYPGTADRPTPGYASFKSKVELIEEGKEPMPYEIYMNHVLDHEGYRFFQSSFDPDEKGTILSVNHDFWGTWITYIGYFLLYFGLMWILFDKGSRFGKLKVMLDKVKSKKKSMATILAIISMAFGMNAQNDDHNHSETAKSQLDSLIVANAVKQEHAEKFGRLIIQDAGGRMKPANTYSSELLRKLSKSDTYQDLTSDQVLISITENPMVWYDVPLIFVEKHNDSLHKILGVEEGKKYLALTDFFDRRGAYKLSPHLEGAYQAAVPNKFQKDFINTDKKVNLLYSALDGNILKIFPIPGDDNNKWISYKEVDESNLKGMDSVYTKQILPLYMNALRDARETGDYAKANQYLESIKSYQQKFGSEVMPSEEKIDTEILYNKYDVFRNLFWMYMVAGLLMLVFVIIQIFYDNKVIRSLINISAVAILILFVLHTAGLAARWYISGHAPWSDAYESMIYVGWATMFFGLAFGRKSNLTIASTAFVASMILMIAHWNWMDPAIANLQPVLDSYWLMIHVSVIVGSYGPLTLGMILGVVALLLMILTTENNKKKMLLNIREITIITELALTVGLVMLTIGNFLGGQWANESWGRYWGWDPKETWALISIFIYAFVIHMRLVPGLRGRWIFNFMSVIAYSSIMMTYFGVNFYLSGLHSYASGDKVITPTFIYYTLIGVTILGALSYWKYNKHYAKKARKEIKENRDTI
- the fumC gene encoding class II fumarate hydratase, with the translated sequence MDYRIEKDTMGEVKVPSDKLWGAQTERSRNNFKIGPAASMPLDIIYGFAYLKKAAAYTNCELGVLQVDKRDLIAKVCDEILEGKHDDQFPLVIWQTGSGTQSNMNVNEVIANRAHQLAGKEIGEGEKTLQPNDDVNKSQSSNDTFPTGMHIAAYRKVTKVTLPGLRKLRDTLKKKSEEFKNTVKIGRTHFMDATPLTLGQEFSGYVAQLDYGIKALENTLPHLAELALGGTAVGTGLNTPKGYSKRVAEFIAKFTDMPFVSAGNKFEALAAHDAFVETHGALKQLAVSLNKIGNDIRMLASGPRSGIGEINIPANEPGSSIMPGKVNPTQCEALTMVCAQVIGNDTTMSVGGMQGQFELNVFKPVMANALLQSAELLGDACASFEEHCARGIEANEKRIQEHLNNSLMLVTALNTKIGYYKAAEIANTAHQNGTTLKEEAANLGYVTEEQFDEWVDPKDMVGNLK